Proteins found in one Hevea brasiliensis isolate MT/VB/25A 57/8 chromosome 18, ASM3005281v1, whole genome shotgun sequence genomic segment:
- the LOC110641402 gene encoding uncharacterized protein LOC110641402, whose product MAMVVDVDAKGELGFPYWTPVRRRFSPDSPFFSCGNIERELLAKQVALDLTEDDKHQLQNLVDQDGREVFCPIVGCGAHLTCLENFEDHYNTRHTASCSVCSRVYPTARLLSIHVSEAHDSFFEAKVARGYAMYECLVEGCALKFKNYKSRQQHLVDKHKFPSAFEFFKKAHPSKKARQKHQRRLAIRKREETSTKMEVEGETIDGLISAVSRLSTSDSPPSVSFGRRHTRGLMFVPRTVQRENSSHSGTKR is encoded by the exons ATGGCGATGGTCGTTGATGTAGATGCCAAAGGGGAGTTAGGGTTTCCGTACTGGACTCCAGTTCGTCGACGTTTTAGCCCCGATTCTCCCTTCTTTTCTTGTGGTAACATTGAGAGGGAGCTTCTCGCTAAACAG GTTGCATTGGATTTAACAGAAGATGACAAGCATCAGTTGCAGAATTTGGTGGATCAGGATGGCAG GGAGGTTTTTTGTCCCATTGTTGGGTGTGGTGCACACTTGACATGTTTGGAAAACTTTGAAGACCACTACAATACACGACACACTGCATCCTGTTCGGTGTGCTCTAGAGTTTACCCAACGGCTCGCCTGCTCAGCATACATGTATCTGAAGCACATGATTCATTTTTTGAGGCAAAAGTTGCACGTGGCTATGCCATG TATGAATGCCTGGTGGAAGGCTGTGCTTTGAAATTCAAGAACTACAAAAGTAGGCAACAGCATTTGGTGGACAAGCATAAATTTCCCAGCGCATTTGAATTCTTCAAGAAGGCCCATCCATCAAAGAAGGCAAGACAGAAGCACCAGCGTAGACTAGCTATTCGAAAGagggaggaaacttcaaccaaaaTGGAAGTAGAAGGTGAAACCATTGATGGCCTCATATCAGCAGTCTCTAGATTAAGCACTTCAGATTCACCTCCTTCTGTCAGCTTTGGTCGCCGCCACACTCGTGGTCTTATGTTTGTACCTCGTACTGTTCAGCGAGAAAATAGCTCACACAGTGGAACAAAGAGGTAG
- the LOC110641395 gene encoding 50S ribosomal protein L27, chloroplastic has protein sequence MAAAANAISFNLIGSFRGLCLSSSSSSSFFRGDLGSFNVAPSRSSVSLPLKAPFPLTIEMAHKKGAGSTKNGRDSRGQRLGVKIFGDQLAKPGAIIVRQRGTKFHPGKNVGLGKDHTIFSLIDGLVKFEKLGPDKKKVSVYPREVQPENPNSYRARKREYFRLQRERKKARKEGIVPEPQLVLASNVDATNNNPIC, from the exons ATGGCAGCAGCTGCTAATGCTATTAGCTTCAATCTAATAGGCTCCTTCAGAGGTCTCTGTCTATCTTCAAGCTCTTCCTCTTCCTTTTTCAGGGGCGATTTAGGGTCCTTCAATGTGGCCCCTTCCAGAAGCTCCGTTTCCTTGCCGTTAAAGGCTCCGTTTCCATTGACGATTGAAATGGCTCACAAGAAGGGAGCTGGGAGTACCAAGAACGGGCGTGACTCCAGAGGCCAACGTCTCGGCGTCAAGATTTTTGGCGATCAATTGGCTAAACCCGGCGCGATTATCGTCCGCCAGCGCGGCACCAAG TTTCATCCGGGGAAGAATGTAGGGCTTGGCAAGGATCACACTATTTTTTCCTTGATTgacggacttgtaaaatttgagaagTTAGGACCTGACAAGAAGAAG GTGAGTGTTTATCCACGAGAAGTTCAGCCTGAAAATCCCAACAGCTATCGAGCACGGAAGAGAGAGTACTTTAGGTTGCAGCGCGAACGTAAGAAGGCAAGAAAGGAAGGCATTGTTCCGGAGCCGCAACTCGTCCTTGCTTCCAATGTTGATGCCACAAATAACAACCCTATATGTTGA
- the LOC110662453 gene encoding peroxidase 55: MEATRGLLLLMVIIIMITRRGDAQLIENFYSSSCPNVEAIVKQAVSTKFSQTFTTIPATLRLFFHDCFITGCDASIMVSSPNGDAEKDAPDNLSLAGDGFDTIVKAKQAVEAQCPNVVSCADIMAIAARDVVVLAGGPSFSVELGRRDGLISQSSLVAGNLPEPNFTLSQLNTIFAKNNLSQIDMIALSGAHTVGFSHCNRFANRLYSFSPSSPVDPSLDPNYAKQLMNACPQNVDPSIAVNMDPITPQIFDNVYYQNLVGGKGLFTSDEVLFTDPASKPTVTDFANSPGDFNGAFVTAMRKLGRVGVKTSNQGRIRTDCTNLNS; this comes from the exons ATGGAGGCAACGAGAGGATTGCTGTTGTTGATGGTGATTATCATCATGATCACAAGGAGAGGAGATGCACAACTAATAGAGAACTTCTACAGCTCAAGTTGTCCAAACGTGGAAGCTATAGTGAAACAGGCAGTGAGTACAAAGTTCAGCCAGACCTTCACTACAATCCCAGCAACTCTGCGTTTATTTTTCCATGACTGTTTCATTACG GGTTGTGATGCCTCGATCATGGTTTCATCACCAAATGGAGATGCAGAGAAAGATGCACCAGATAATCTTTCTCTTGCAGGAGATGGATTTGACACCATTGTAAAAGCAAAGCAAGCAGTGGAAGCTCAATGTCCCAATGTTGTGTCTTGTGCAGATATCATGGCAATTGCTGCAAGGGATGTGGTAGTCCTG GCTGGAGGTCCTTCATTCAGCGTAGAATTGGGGCGTCGCGATGGCTTAATTTCTCAATCATCACTTGTGGCTGGAAATCTACCTGAACCTAACTTCACTCTTTCTCAACTCAACACCATTTTTGCCAAGAATAACCTTAGCCAAATTGACATGATTGCACTTTCAGGAGCACATACAGTAGGATTCTCTCATTGCAACCGCTTTGCAAATCGTCTCTATTCCTTCTCTCCATCCTCTCCTGTTGACCCTTCTCTAGATCCTAACTATGCCAAGCAATTGATGAATGCCTGTCCTCAGAATGTAGACCCTAGCATAGCAGTAAACATGGACCCAATAACCCCTCAAATCTTTGACAATGTTTATTATCAAAATCTGGTTGGTGGGAAGGGCTTGTTCACTTCAGATGAGGTGCTCTTCACTGACCCTGCATCTAAGCCTACTGTCACCGATTTTGCAAATAGCCCTGGCGATTTTAATGGAGCCTTTGTTACAGCCATGAGAAAACTTGGTAGAGTGGGAGTTAAGACTAGCAACCAAGGACGGATAAGGACAGATTGCACAAACCTTAATTCTTGA
- the LOC110662452 gene encoding protein transport protein Sec61 subunit gamma-1: MDAIDTVFDPLRDFAKDSVRLVKRCHKPDRKEFTKVAFRTAIGFVVMGFVGFFVKLIFIPINNIIVGSS, encoded by the exons ATGGACGCCATCGACACCGTCTTCGATCCACTGAGAGATTTCGCCAAGGACAGCGTACGCCTCGTCAAGCGCTGTCACAAGCCCGATCGCAAAG agTTCACCAAGGTTGCCTTCCGTACGGCGATAGGATTCGTGGTTATGGGATTCGTTGGTTTCTTCGTGAAATTGATCTTTATTCCTATCAATAATATCATTGTTGGATCTAGTTAG